The DNA sequence CAACCAGGACGGCGAGAGCACCAACCGGTCCTGGAACTGCGGAGCCGAGGGCCCCACCCGCGACCCCGCCGTGCTCCGACTGCGCGCCCGCCAGCAGCGCAACCTCCTCGCCACGCTGCTGCTCTCCCAGGGCATCCCGATGCTCTCCCACGGCGACGAACTGGGCCGCACCCAGCGCGGCAACAACAACGCCTACTGCCAGGACAACGAGATCAGCTGGATCGACTGGCGGCTCACCGACGAGCAGCGCGGCCTGCTGGAGTTCACGCGGACGCTCATCCGCCTGCGGGTCACCCACCCCGTGCTGCGCCGCCGCCGCTTCTTCCGCGGCGAGACCGCGCGCCACGCGGACCAGCCGCTGCCCGATCTGGTGTGGCTGCTGCCCGACGCGCGGGAGATGACCGACGACGCCTGGCAGCGCTCCGACGCCCACTCGGTCGGCGTGTTCCTCAACGGCGACGCCATCGCCGAACCCGACGCGCGCGGCCGGCCCCTGGTCGACGACTCCTTCCTGCTGCTGCTCAACAGCCACTGGGAGCCGGTGGACTTCCGCCTGCCGGACGCCGCCTACGGCGAACGCTGGACGGTACTGGTCGACACCGCGGACCCGGACGGCGCCCCCGACGAGGCGGAGTACAAGTGGGGCACCGTCCTCACCGTCGACGCCCGCAGTCTGGTGCTGCTGTCCCGTCCGTCCCGCACCCGCACCTCACCGTGAGCGGGCCGCCCCGGCCCCGGGCGGTGTCACCGCTCGGGGCGGGAGGTCACCGTGAACTGGGCGCCCTCGTTGTCGCGCAGCACGGCCTCGTCATCGCTCTCGGACAGGACGCTGCCGCCGTGCCGCTCGGCGGCGCGTGCGCAGGCCGCCACGTCCTTCACGGTGAAGTGAACCTGCCAGTGCGGGCGGATCGCCGGGTCGGGAGCCGACTCCGCCGCCCCCGACTCGATCCGCGCCACCACCTGCCCGCCGCTGCGCAGCACCACTTCCTCGCCCTCGTACTGCACCTCGCAGCAGCCGGGCTGGTCGGACGCCCAGTCGAAGACCTCGCCGTAGAAGATCGCGGCGTCGAAGGCGTCCCGGGTGTGCAGCCGGATGAACGCCGGCTGCGCGCGGCGCCAGGTGGGCCAGTCGGTGAACAGCTCGCCCTCCCAGATCCCGAACGTCGCCCCGTCCCGGTCGGCCAGCAGCGCCGCCCGCCCGGGCGGCAGGGAGATCGGGCCGACCGCCGAGGTGCCGCCGCGCTCCTGCACCCGCGCCGCGGCCTCGTCCGCGCTGCGCACCGCGAAGTACGGCGTCCACGCCACCGCCATCTGCCACATGGTGGCGACCCCGGCGATCCCGGCCACCGGCGCTCCGTCGGCCAGCGCGATGCGGAACCGGTCGCCGAGCCGGACCGGACGCCACTGCCAGCCCAGGACGGCCCCGTAGAACTCCTCGGTCGTCTTCACGTCGCGGCTGGTCAGGCTGACCCAGCAGGGTGCCCCGAACACGGAGTGCGTCGAGAAGACGTCGGTCGTGGCGGCGGGGGAGGGCGTGTCGTGGTTCATGGCAGTCGCGTCCTGATCTCGTCGGCCTGGCAGCCACCCGGATGTCACCAGTGTCCGCCGGATACCGGTCCGGGCGCCTGCCGAGTACCCCGGCGGTGGCACCGAAACGGTGACCCCGGCCACCCGGCCCACCCCGGTGGCACGGGACGGTCCGAGTGGTGACGATGGAGGGATCGGACACTGGGTGAAGGCACTCAAGCACTATGCGAAGGCACGATGAGAGCGGCACACCGGACCCGGAGGTGACCATGACCACGGACGGGGGCGCGGACCGGATCCTCCAGCTGGAGGAAGAGGTGCAGCAGCTGAAGGAAGCGGTCGCTTCGCACGCGGTGGTGGACCAGGCGATCGGCATGATCGTCGCCCTCGGCAGGGTCTCGCCCGACCAGGGCTGGACGGTGCTGAAGGAGGTCTCCCAGCGGACCAACATCAAGCTCCGCCACGTGGCCGACCTGATCCTCGTCTGGGGGCGCACCGGCCTGCTGCCCGCGGAGGTGCGGACGGTGCTGGAGGAGGTCCTGGACCGGCTCGGCCCCACCCAGGTCCCGGGCGCGCCGCCGGAGCGCTGAGCGCGCCCGCGCGGCGCGGGCCCGCTCAGCCGGTCTCGGCCAGCAGCTCCTCGCGCAGATGGGCGAAGCAGCTGCTGAGCAGCCGGGAGACGTGCATCTGCGAGATGCCGAGCTGCTCGGCGATGGAGCTCTGCGTCATCCCGCCGAAGAACCGCAGGTAGAGGATGAGCCGTTCGCGCTCCGGCAGCGCCTCCAGACAGGGGCGCACCGCCACCCGGTCGACGACGGTGTCGTAGGCCGGGTCCGGGCCGCCGATCGCGTCCCCGAGGGCGTATCCGTCGGTGCCCGGCATCTCCGCCTCCAGCGACAGCGCGGAGAAGCACTCCAGCGCCTCCATGCCGGTGCGCACCTCGGCCTCGGTCAGCTGGGCGTGCGCGGCGATCTCCGCGACCGTGGGCGGCCGGCCGGGGGTCGTCTGCGCCAGCTCCTTGGCCGCGTGCCGCACGCGGTTGCGCAGGTCCTGGACCCGGCGCGGCACGTGCAGGGTCCACATGTGGTCGCGGAAGTGGCGCTTGATCTCGCCGGTGATGGTCGGCACGGCGTACGCCTCGAAGGCGTTCCCGCGTGCCGGGTCGTAGTGGTCGACGGCCTTCACCAGACCGAGGGCCGCCACCTGGTACAGGTCCTCCAGGGCCTCACCGCGTCCGCGGAACCGGACGGCGATCCGTTCCGCCATGGGCAGCCAGGCCGTGACCAGTTCGTCGCGCAGCACGCTGCGCTCGGGTCCTTCGGGCAGGTCGGCCAGACGCGCGAAGTCCCCGGCGGTGTCCGGGGAGTCGTCGTGGGGGTGCGGCTTCCTGGGGCTGACGGTACGCATCACGCGCACCTCCCTGAGCGGGGTGCCGGATGGACAGAACCCGTGGGGAGCGGTGGCTCGGACCCCGGCGGCGCGGGGCCGGTGAGCGGTTCCCACGGAGGTGCCTCCGGTCCGAAGCACTGTGCATTCCATTCCCCGTGCGCCGCCCTCTCAAAACGGTTCCGGGCATTCCGTGGGAACCCTTCGCGGATAATGCACGGTGCGAAATCGAGGGAATTCAGGGAGTGAAACGCGCGGCACC is a window from the Streptomyces capillispiralis genome containing:
- a CDS encoding ANTAR domain-containing protein: MTTDGGADRILQLEEEVQQLKEAVASHAVVDQAIGMIVALGRVSPDQGWTVLKEVSQRTNIKLRHVADLILVWGRTGLLPAEVRTVLEEVLDRLGPTQVPGAPPER
- a CDS encoding RNA polymerase sigma factor SigF, which codes for MRTVSPRKPHPHDDSPDTAGDFARLADLPEGPERSVLRDELVTAWLPMAERIAVRFRGRGEALEDLYQVAALGLVKAVDHYDPARGNAFEAYAVPTITGEIKRHFRDHMWTLHVPRRVQDLRNRVRHAAKELAQTTPGRPPTVAEIAAHAQLTEAEVRTGMEALECFSALSLEAEMPGTDGYALGDAIGGPDPAYDTVVDRVAVRPCLEALPERERLILYLRFFGGMTQSSIAEQLGISQMHVSRLLSSCFAHLREELLAETG
- a CDS encoding VOC family protein, giving the protein MNHDTPSPAATTDVFSTHSVFGAPCWVSLTSRDVKTTEEFYGAVLGWQWRPVRLGDRFRIALADGAPVAGIAGVATMWQMAVAWTPYFAVRSADEAAARVQERGGTSAVGPISLPPGRAALLADRDGATFGIWEGELFTDWPTWRRAQPAFIRLHTRDAFDAAIFYGEVFDWASDQPGCCEVQYEGEEVVLRSGGQVVARIESGAAESAPDPAIRPHWQVHFTVKDVAACARAAERHGGSVLSESDDEAVLRDNEGAQFTVTSRPER